A window of the Aeromicrobium phoceense genome harbors these coding sequences:
- a CDS encoding sugar phosphate nucleotidyltransferase yields MSVRRGIVLAGGLGTRLRAAVGDLPKPLVEVAGQPLVAHQIHRLVEAGVPDVVVAVGFGAQQVQDALGTGERWGARLTYSREDQPLGTGGALALAARTVGADDTVVVVNGDLLSRHDLAAQIAAFEGSGAAGSIHVREVPDARAYGVVSLDDTGTRITGFHEKPVEAGPGLVNAGTYVMRGDVLLGLPSTVPLSLEVDVFPALVSSADVRAHREDAAFLDVGTPEALEQARQAWR; encoded by the coding sequence GTGTCTGTGCGCCGTGGGATCGTCCTCGCTGGGGGTCTCGGGACCCGTCTGCGAGCCGCGGTCGGCGACCTGCCCAAGCCGCTCGTCGAGGTCGCGGGCCAGCCCCTCGTCGCCCACCAGATCCACCGCCTCGTCGAGGCGGGCGTGCCCGATGTCGTCGTCGCCGTGGGCTTCGGCGCCCAGCAGGTGCAGGACGCCCTGGGCACCGGCGAGCGCTGGGGCGCCCGGCTGACGTACAGCCGCGAGGACCAGCCGCTCGGCACCGGTGGCGCACTCGCCCTGGCCGCGCGCACGGTGGGGGCCGACGACACGGTGGTCGTCGTCAACGGCGACCTGCTCTCGCGGCACGACCTCGCCGCGCAGATCGCCGCGTTCGAGGGCTCGGGCGCGGCCGGCTCGATCCACGTCCGCGAGGTGCCCGACGCCCGCGCGTACGGCGTCGTCTCGCTCGACGACACCGGAACGCGCATCACGGGCTTCCACGAGAAGCCGGTGGAGGCGGGCCCGGGCCTGGTCAACGCCGGCACGTACGTGATGCGTGGCGACGTCCTGCTGGGACTGCCCTCCACCGTGCCGCTGTCGCTCGAGGTCGACGTCTTCCCCGCGCTGGTCTCGAGCGCCGACGTCCGCGCCCATCGCGAGGACGCGGCCTTCCTCGACGTCGGCACGCCCGAGGCGCTCGAGCAGGCACGGCAGGCGTGGCGGTGA
- a CDS encoding lipopolysaccharide biosynthesis protein translates to MPRPSSPSRTRSGSGAALGITMALANLLSYVFVLVLSRALGPSDFGGFSALSAYGIVLSVPAGALQVIVARHVAGATHDSRGVRTALGVGVALAAATIVAAPLLSSAFRLDTAWSAVWLGLTLVPMTLTGAFQGILLGRDRLVALSVIYVATAAGRLAAGAGGAALGLSVAEVFALLLLVAVAVAVLGAWLCRDDLTLADDRRLGGELIRATMSLGAFIALTNIDVTLARAYLGDHDSGGYALAATFGRAMGWGTQFVALLLVPRMQGPRAARSFRRSLGLILLLGLVGIAVIAAAPEFWVELAGGAEYAEFGSLAVACVALGVLWALVQVSLFAEMGLDSPWLGRFTWCVVAAQCALVVLWFHDTPYEIVGVSAVGATAIVGAALVRSRRLQHA, encoded by the coding sequence ATGCCCCGCCCGTCATCCCCTTCACGCACGCGTTCGGGCTCCGGAGCGGCCCTCGGCATCACGATGGCGCTGGCCAATCTCCTCAGCTACGTCTTCGTCCTCGTCCTCTCGCGCGCCCTCGGCCCGTCGGACTTCGGCGGCTTCTCCGCGCTCTCGGCCTACGGCATCGTCCTGTCGGTCCCGGCCGGGGCGCTGCAGGTCATCGTCGCGCGCCATGTCGCGGGCGCCACCCACGACTCGCGCGGGGTGCGCACCGCGCTCGGCGTCGGCGTCGCCCTCGCCGCGGCCACGATCGTCGCCGCTCCCCTGCTGTCCAGCGCCTTCCGGCTCGACACGGCCTGGTCCGCGGTCTGGCTCGGCCTGACGCTCGTGCCGATGACGCTCACGGGAGCCTTCCAGGGAATCCTGCTCGGGCGCGACCGGCTCGTCGCGCTGTCCGTGATCTACGTGGCCACGGCGGCCGGCCGCCTGGCCGCCGGCGCCGGGGGTGCGGCGCTGGGCCTCAGCGTGGCCGAGGTCTTCGCGCTGCTGCTCCTCGTCGCGGTCGCCGTCGCCGTGCTCGGCGCCTGGCTGTGCCGCGACGACCTCACGCTCGCCGACGACCGCAGGCTCGGCGGCGAGCTGATCCGCGCCACCATGTCGTTGGGTGCCTTCATCGCGCTGACGAACATCGACGTGACACTCGCCCGGGCGTACCTCGGCGACCACGACTCCGGCGGCTACGCCCTCGCCGCCACGTTCGGCCGCGCGATGGGCTGGGGCACGCAGTTCGTCGCGCTCCTGCTCGTCCCGCGCATGCAGGGCCCACGCGCCGCGCGCTCGTTCCGCCGGTCGCTCGGGCTGATCCTGCTGCTCGGGCTCGTCGGCATCGCGGTCATCGCCGCGGCCCCGGAGTTCTGGGTCGAGCTGGCCGGTGGCGCGGAGTACGCCGAGTTCGGGTCCCTCGCCGTCGCGTGCGTCGCCCTCGGCGTGCTGTGGGCGCTGGTGCAGGTGTCGCTGTTCGCGGAGATGGGCCTCGACAGCCCGTGGCTGGGCCGGTTCACCTGGTGCGTGGTGGCGGCGCAGTGCGCGCTCGTGGTGCTGTGGTTCCACGACACCCCGTACGAGATCGTCGGGGTCAGCGCCGTGGGCGCGACCGCGATCGTGGGTGCGGCGCTCGTGCGCTCGCGGCGCCTGCAGCACGCCTGA
- a CDS encoding acyltransferase family protein, which produces MAVTARTTSRISSLDGLRGIAMVIFLLFHVGVPGLDGAWTGLSLFFVMSAYLITLLLLRERDRFGRMDVVAFYRRRARRLLPALFVLLAVVGTWGLLFADDLARRGLRGDMLASLGFVMNWRLVGEADQYFSTFGQPSVLRHLWTLSVEEQFYLCLPLLLVVLFLLPPRLAIPLLAAGAVASAWWTAQIGLGDASAVAHSYYGTDTRAQSLLGGMIAAFVHHAWRSGPPSALRRSGPALAWVGVVACGAFMVLIEPMDPFMFEQGGLLLQAFVVGLLLLLLAHGIAGSAGRFLGWAPFAYLGVRSYGIYLYHWPITLWLEQAFPGTPLWVAVPVVLGLSVLIAAASYRWLEEPVIRGGLRALVPARRRPRLVAVAAPVLVVALAVQVGNVGASASEMDGRAVDVPALSDDDPAYEPKDRPTRVALYGDSVAQNLVTYFPTANHPDLLVGSVAVPGCDLVDLTPAWNRELGGAPTAECRDSRTNLGERLRDLDADTVVLVTGSLLSIPHHVEGDDGPVWWLQDAPYRAAVESALDGLLAQADDAGVSTQIATIPCRIDGREGHAEALRAYLEAHPEVAKATSDPTEVNTWIREWAQSRGVAVLDLYDALGCEDGFRPVIKGVTLYADQLHFSDAGAAMVWTWLAPRVRAQAAGSPAR; this is translated from the coding sequence GTGGCGGTGACGGCTCGCACCACGAGCAGGATCTCGTCCCTGGACGGCCTGCGGGGGATCGCCATGGTGATCTTCCTGCTCTTCCACGTCGGGGTGCCCGGGCTCGACGGCGCCTGGACCGGACTGAGCCTGTTCTTCGTCATGTCCGCCTACCTGATCACCCTGCTGCTCCTGCGCGAGCGCGATCGGTTCGGCCGGATGGACGTGGTGGCGTTCTACCGCCGGCGCGCCCGGCGCCTCCTCCCGGCGCTCTTCGTCCTGCTGGCCGTGGTCGGCACGTGGGGCCTGCTGTTCGCCGACGACCTCGCGCGCCGCGGCCTGCGCGGCGACATGCTCGCCAGCCTCGGCTTCGTGATGAACTGGCGTCTGGTGGGGGAGGCCGACCAGTACTTCTCCACGTTCGGCCAGCCGTCCGTGCTCCGGCACCTGTGGACCCTGTCCGTCGAGGAGCAGTTCTACCTCTGCCTGCCGCTGCTGCTCGTGGTGCTCTTCCTGCTGCCGCCGCGGCTCGCGATCCCGCTGCTGGCTGCGGGAGCCGTCGCCTCGGCGTGGTGGACCGCCCAGATCGGGCTCGGCGACGCCTCGGCGGTGGCGCACTCCTACTACGGGACGGACACGCGCGCCCAGTCGCTGCTTGGGGGGATGATCGCCGCGTTCGTCCATCACGCGTGGCGCAGCGGACCTCCGTCGGCGCTGCGTCGTTCCGGTCCCGCCCTCGCCTGGGTCGGCGTGGTGGCCTGCGGTGCGTTCATGGTCCTCATCGAGCCGATGGACCCGTTCATGTTCGAGCAGGGAGGCCTGCTGCTGCAGGCGTTCGTCGTCGGGCTGCTGTTGCTGCTGCTGGCGCACGGGATCGCGGGGTCCGCGGGCCGCTTCCTCGGCTGGGCGCCGTTCGCCTACCTCGGGGTGCGGAGCTACGGGATCTACCTCTACCACTGGCCGATCACGCTGTGGCTCGAGCAGGCGTTCCCGGGAACCCCTCTCTGGGTCGCCGTTCCCGTCGTCCTGGGGCTGAGCGTGCTCATCGCCGCGGCCAGCTACCGGTGGCTGGAGGAGCCGGTCATTCGCGGCGGGCTCCGCGCGCTCGTCCCCGCGCGCCGTCGACCGCGACTCGTCGCCGTGGCCGCACCGGTCCTCGTGGTGGCGCTCGCGGTCCAGGTGGGCAACGTGGGCGCCTCCGCCTCGGAGATGGACGGGCGCGCCGTCGACGTGCCCGCGCTCAGCGACGACGACCCTGCGTACGAGCCGAAGGACCGCCCCACGCGGGTCGCGCTGTACGGCGACTCCGTGGCCCAGAACCTCGTCACGTACTTCCCGACGGCGAACCATCCGGACCTGCTGGTGGGCAGTGTCGCGGTGCCCGGCTGCGACCTCGTCGACCTCACCCCGGCGTGGAACCGTGAGCTGGGCGGCGCTCCCACCGCCGAGTGCCGCGACAGCCGGACGAACCTCGGCGAGCGCCTGCGCGACCTGGACGCCGACACGGTCGTCCTCGTCACCGGGAGCCTGCTGTCGATCCCGCACCACGTGGAGGGTGACGACGGGCCGGTGTGGTGGCTGCAGGACGCGCCCTACCGCGCGGCCGTCGAGTCCGCCCTGGACGGGCTGCTCGCCCAGGCGGACGACGCCGGGGTCTCGACGCAGATCGCGACCATCCCGTGCCGGATCGACGGTCGGGAGGGGCACGCCGAGGCGCTGCGCGCCTACCTCGAGGCCCATCCCGAGGTCGCGAAGGCGACCTCGGACCCCACCGAGGTGAACACCTGGATCCGCGAGTGGGCGCAGTCGCGCGGCGTGGCCGTTCTCGACCTCTACGACGCCCTCGGCTGCGAGGACGGGTTCCGCCCGGTGATCAAGGGCGTCACGCTCTACGCGGATCAGCTGCACTTCTCCGATGCGGGTGCCGCCATGGTCTGGACCTGGCTCGCGCCGCGCGTCCGTGCCCAAGCGGCCGGGAGCCCGGCCCGATGA
- a CDS encoding lipopolysaccharide biosynthesis protein: protein MNRSTRATVSSGSIVAVAMMVMNVATYGFNLAAARLLVPAEFGALTALLSLILIANVVALALQASIARRISVHPDHTAQIVLTASRVALAVSLAVGLAVALSSPVLTPAFSFDSVWAVIWCGAMLVPLTLAGAQLGVAQGTGRWGKLAALYVGNGLGRLFGGVAGVLIEPSATSAMMGLAIGAWLPVLLGAGLLKTSGTGDVHSRRPLVFETVASASTLLAYFAFSNVDALIARGGFEAHDSGLYASGLILTKSTLFLPQFVSVVFFPSLARDSSHRTRLRAASLVAVLGLLVVAGSAVLPQLALILVGGDQYGEVADDLWLFALSGTFLAIVYLLVFDALARRSTGVAVLLWVASATVFSVAWFWSIGIVGLVVTMACVGAVVAALLLAWPLLRPERGHDAAEPAVADDPALPDDSVTGFVPGAADADGDVERH, encoded by the coding sequence ATGAACCGATCCACCCGCGCCACCGTCTCGAGCGGCTCGATCGTCGCCGTCGCCATGATGGTGATGAACGTCGCCACCTACGGCTTCAACCTGGCCGCCGCGCGGCTGCTGGTGCCCGCCGAGTTCGGCGCTCTCACGGCCCTGCTCAGCCTCATCCTCATCGCCAACGTCGTCGCGCTGGCACTCCAGGCATCGATCGCCCGCCGCATCTCGGTGCATCCGGACCACACCGCGCAGATCGTCCTCACCGCGTCCCGCGTGGCCCTGGCGGTCTCGCTCGCGGTCGGGCTCGCGGTGGCGCTGTCCAGTCCGGTGCTCACTCCCGCCTTCTCCTTCGACTCGGTGTGGGCCGTCATCTGGTGCGGCGCGATGCTCGTGCCGCTCACGCTCGCCGGCGCCCAGCTCGGCGTCGCGCAGGGCACGGGACGGTGGGGCAAGCTGGCGGCCCTCTACGTCGGCAACGGCCTGGGCCGGCTGTTCGGTGGCGTCGCCGGCGTGTTGATCGAGCCATCGGCCACGAGCGCCATGATGGGCCTGGCGATCGGCGCGTGGCTGCCCGTCCTGCTGGGCGCCGGTCTGCTCAAGACCAGCGGCACGGGAGACGTCCACAGCCGTCGCCCGCTGGTCTTCGAGACCGTGGCCTCGGCGTCCACCCTGCTGGCCTACTTCGCCTTCAGCAACGTCGACGCGCTGATCGCCCGCGGCGGCTTCGAGGCGCACGACAGCGGTCTGTACGCCTCCGGGCTCATCCTGACGAAGTCCACGCTGTTCCTGCCGCAGTTCGTGAGCGTGGTGTTCTTCCCGAGCCTCGCGCGCGACTCGTCGCACCGCACCCGGCTGCGGGCCGCGTCCCTCGTGGCCGTGCTCGGCCTGCTCGTGGTCGCAGGGAGCGCCGTGCTGCCCCAGCTGGCGCTGATCCTGGTGGGAGGCGACCAGTACGGCGAGGTCGCCGACGACCTGTGGCTGTTCGCCCTCTCCGGGACCTTCCTGGCAATCGTCTACCTGCTCGTGTTCGATGCCCTGGCGCGCCGCTCGACCGGCGTGGCCGTGCTGCTGTGGGTGGCGTCGGCGACGGTGTTCTCCGTGGCGTGGTTCTGGTCGATCGGCATCGTCGGACTCGTCGTCACGATGGCGTGCGTCGGTGCCGTGGTCGCGGCCCTGCTGCTGGCCTGGCCCCTGCTGCGACCTGAACGGGGCCATGACGCCGCCGAGCCGGCGGTCGCCGACGACCCAGCTCTCCCCGACGACTCAGTGACCGGCTTCGTGCCAGGTGCGGCCGACGCCGACGGAGACGTCGAGCGGCACTGA
- a CDS encoding acyltransferase family protein, whose amino-acid sequence MSAPVPSTRARLPYRPALDGLRAVAIAGVLVFHLDERALPGGWLGVDLFFVLSGFLITNLLVFERERWGRISVVRFWGARMRRLLPSLITVLLAVSVAAWLWTVPGRRTAVAWDIVSSLFYVSNWRFMLGDEQYFDQLSIPSPVRHTWSLSIEEQFYIVFPLLLIAVGVVVRKRRGQALVFAVLALASAAAMASGYANGTEITTLYYSTLTRAFELLIGVCAALFLGHAAFRERRSPVLTDLTAWAGLAVVVAAMVGLDSESGIVFRGGLVVVCLAALVAILAAASGTSGTFTKVLGSPVPRWIGLISYPLYLWHWPIIVFVHEGVTGLDGLALDAVRVGLSVLLAWLTYRFIEGPVRGRRPFFGSARGFSRAVAVVAAPLVVASAFVVAHSEPPRGELSGYALKPGQKPLELTPDPYTAAERRSAMLLGNSIPYSIYRNVATHEFRQLSLSQSTHLGCDPFTLQKRVGGETTEPTRNCLEWRDEWPGLVSAQQPDVLLFFVPQTFLSDLVKGDEVAKFGSPEHERLIREALDEVDRKGGDAGTLALSTLACHDIPAFDKVEMQQLNDIERVERVNAIATAWAAENDVPVIDSYAALCPNGYQPLLGNDPLYEDGLHFTNESAPHVWAWMMPQVLRFADAANGEAS is encoded by the coding sequence ATGTCCGCTCCTGTCCCCTCGACGCGCGCGCGGCTGCCCTATCGGCCCGCGCTCGACGGCCTGCGTGCCGTCGCCATCGCCGGTGTGCTCGTCTTCCACCTCGACGAGCGCGCCCTACCCGGCGGCTGGCTCGGCGTCGACCTGTTCTTCGTCCTCTCGGGCTTCCTGATCACCAACCTGCTCGTCTTCGAACGCGAGCGGTGGGGCCGGATCAGCGTCGTGCGCTTCTGGGGCGCCCGCATGCGGCGCCTGCTGCCCTCGCTGATCACGGTGCTGCTCGCCGTGTCCGTGGCGGCCTGGCTCTGGACGGTCCCCGGCCGTCGCACCGCCGTCGCGTGGGACATCGTCTCGTCGTTGTTCTACGTCTCGAACTGGCGCTTCATGCTGGGCGACGAGCAGTACTTCGACCAGCTCTCGATCCCCTCGCCGGTCCGGCACACGTGGTCGCTGTCGATCGAGGAGCAGTTCTACATCGTCTTCCCGCTGCTGCTGATCGCCGTCGGCGTCGTGGTGCGGAAGCGACGCGGCCAGGCCCTGGTCTTCGCCGTCCTGGCGCTCGCGTCGGCCGCCGCCATGGCGAGCGGCTACGCCAACGGCACCGAGATCACGACGCTCTACTACAGCACCCTGACGCGAGCGTTCGAGCTGCTGATCGGCGTGTGCGCGGCGCTGTTCCTGGGTCACGCCGCGTTCCGAGAGCGCCGCTCCCCCGTCCTGACCGACCTCACCGCGTGGGCCGGCCTCGCGGTGGTCGTCGCGGCCATGGTGGGGCTCGACTCCGAGTCCGGCATCGTCTTCCGCGGCGGGCTCGTGGTCGTCTGCCTGGCCGCGCTCGTGGCGATCCTCGCGGCAGCCAGCGGCACGAGCGGCACCTTCACCAAGGTCCTCGGCAGTCCGGTCCCCCGCTGGATCGGCCTCATCTCCTATCCCCTCTACCTGTGGCACTGGCCGATCATCGTGTTCGTCCACGAGGGCGTCACCGGCCTCGACGGACTCGCACTCGACGCCGTCCGCGTCGGTCTCTCGGTGCTGCTGGCGTGGCTCACCTACCGGTTCATCGAGGGCCCCGTCCGCGGGCGCCGGCCGTTCTTCGGCTCGGCCCGCGGCTTCTCCCGTGCGGTCGCCGTCGTGGCCGCGCCGCTCGTCGTCGCGAGCGCCTTCGTCGTCGCCCACTCCGAACCGCCGCGGGGCGAGCTGTCGGGCTACGCGCTGAAGCCGGGTCAGAAGCCCCTGGAGCTCACGCCCGATCCGTACACCGCCGCCGAGCGTCGCTCGGCGATGCTGCTCGGCAACTCCATCCCGTACAGCATCTACCGCAACGTGGCCACGCACGAGTTCCGTCAGCTGTCGCTGAGCCAGTCCACCCACCTCGGGTGCGATCCGTTCACGCTCCAGAAGCGGGTCGGCGGCGAGACCACCGAGCCCACCCGCAACTGCCTGGAGTGGCGCGACGAATGGCCCGGCCTCGTCTCCGCCCAGCAGCCCGACGTGCTCCTGTTCTTCGTGCCGCAGACCTTCCTGTCCGACCTCGTGAAGGGAGACGAGGTCGCGAAGTTCGGCTCCCCCGAGCACGAGCGCCTCATCCGTGAGGCCCTCGACGAGGTCGACCGCAAGGGCGGCGACGCGGGCACCCTCGCACTGTCGACCCTCGCCTGCCACGACATCCCGGCGTTCGACAAGGTCGAGATGCAACAGCTGAACGACATCGAGCGGGTCGAGCGCGTCAACGCCATCGCCACCGCGTGGGCCGCCGAGAACGACGTCCCGGTGATCGACTCCTACGCCGCCCTGTGCCCGAACGGGTACCAGCCGCTGCTGGGGAACGACCCGCTCTACGAGGACGGCCTGCACTTCACCAACGAGTCGGCGCCGCACGTGTGGGCCTGGATGATGCCGCAGGTGCTGCGCTTCGCCGATGCCGCCAACGGGGAGGCCTCATGA
- a CDS encoding class I SAM-dependent methyltransferase: MDTSAFFDRAPTLFPGDPQDTDPIDPYWDQVKGDVTGFTSSNELAMLNLAAAIMPADEAYLEVGTFKGRSMCGTVRDNADKVFYAMENFLEFGMAGQEARTELMDNLAKYGAGADVRLLEGDCFKLMAVPGIIDRPVGVYFYDGEHTLLAHYLALAVVEPLLADEALVLIDDATWPVVQRAHRLFLDRHPGWTIDATWDAKSDDDPRWANGLHALTFRRTAPTVLKGRDEWLRRYQVHVQNRLNRIAWKAATKFPGVMKLGARIIMGRSRAIEQKQD, encoded by the coding sequence ATGGACACCTCCGCATTCTTCGACCGAGCTCCCACCCTCTTCCCCGGCGATCCCCAGGACACCGATCCGATCGATCCGTACTGGGACCAGGTCAAGGGCGACGTCACGGGCTTCACCTCCTCCAACGAGCTGGCGATGCTCAACCTGGCCGCCGCGATCATGCCGGCGGACGAGGCGTACCTCGAGGTCGGCACCTTCAAGGGCCGCTCGATGTGCGGCACGGTGCGCGACAACGCCGACAAGGTCTTCTACGCCATGGAGAACTTCCTCGAGTTCGGGATGGCCGGCCAGGAGGCCCGGACCGAGCTGATGGACAACCTGGCGAAGTACGGCGCCGGTGCCGACGTCCGCCTGCTCGAGGGCGACTGCTTCAAGCTGATGGCCGTCCCCGGCATCATCGACCGCCCGGTCGGCGTCTACTTCTACGACGGCGAGCACACGCTGCTGGCGCACTACCTCGCGCTGGCTGTGGTCGAGCCGCTGCTGGCCGACGAGGCGCTCGTCCTGATCGACGACGCCACGTGGCCCGTCGTGCAGCGCGCCCACCGGCTCTTCCTCGACCGTCACCCGGGCTGGACGATCGACGCCACGTGGGACGCAAAGTCCGACGACGACCCGCGGTGGGCCAACGGCCTGCACGCGCTCACGTTCCGACGCACGGCACCGACGGTGCTGAAGGGCCGCGACGAGTGGCTGCGCCGCTACCAGGTGCACGTCCAGAACCGGCTCAACCGGATCGCCTGGAAGGCCGCCACGAAGTTCCCCGGCGTCATGAAGCTCGGCGCCCGCATCATCATGGGTCGCTCGCGCGCGATCGAGCAGAAGCAGGACTGA
- a CDS encoding acyltransferase family protein → MKIAEMLRTSQGARSAPLDGVRGLAVVVLLAYHFGVEALQGAWIGISLFFVFSGYVITTILLKEQARFGRVSYLEFFRRRARRLLPALALLIVVVGTWALVAADHATRREMKGDILATLGFVQNWRLVSQADQYFAELGDPSFFRHVWTLSVEEQFYLVAPFAAVLLVRHVASRATRVVVVLGLALLSAWWMAQVGLATSEAVAHSYYGTDTRVQALLAGMAVAFAVGPDRHGRRPRPMTSWTAGFWAWAATLTSIVGFFVVPPLAPVMFEKGGMLVLSLLTAVGLAGAVQSGSGLFRRVFSWGPLVYLGILTYGLYLWHWPVALWIDRYAPDLSGPAELLLGSAATFAIAAASFHLIELPVMLGGLSQLTGTVGRGRVLAVATTCAVVVLAFAVGRVPTVEQDIAAGRVPQLVEGSDPYVPGDEQIRVGIYGDSVPHYLSKRFPRSTYGDIELVNLAVEGCSLLPLTTYWSPGYREPVKASCRQSREEMASVLERERVDVLVLMVGTDLGTLHEREDGSLVQPGSDELRTMVDEQLDDLRAAADSAGVSQVQLVTLPCREVSVDRLPSPPFDQEWMADHPEIAGHLADPVAANGWFEEWAARSDAPVLDLYDALQCSEGFQRRVNGVTLFEDALHFSDEATPMVWTWLAPAIRERWRTRA, encoded by the coding sequence ATGAAGATCGCGGAGATGCTCCGGACGAGCCAAGGAGCTCGAAGCGCCCCGCTCGACGGCGTGCGCGGACTCGCGGTGGTCGTGCTGCTGGCCTACCACTTCGGCGTGGAGGCGCTGCAGGGCGCGTGGATCGGGATCAGCCTGTTCTTCGTCTTCTCCGGTTACGTCATCACCACCATCCTGCTCAAGGAGCAGGCGCGGTTCGGCCGCGTGAGCTATCTGGAGTTCTTCCGCCGGCGGGCTCGCCGGCTGCTGCCCGCGCTCGCGCTGCTCATCGTGGTCGTCGGGACGTGGGCCCTCGTGGCGGCCGATCACGCGACCCGCCGCGAGATGAAGGGCGACATCCTGGCGACGCTCGGGTTCGTCCAGAACTGGAGGCTCGTCTCGCAGGCGGACCAGTACTTCGCCGAGCTCGGCGATCCCTCCTTCTTCCGGCACGTCTGGACCCTCTCGGTGGAGGAGCAGTTCTACCTCGTGGCGCCGTTCGCGGCCGTGCTCCTGGTCCGTCACGTGGCGTCACGGGCGACCCGGGTCGTGGTCGTCCTCGGCCTGGCCCTGTTGTCCGCGTGGTGGATGGCGCAGGTCGGGCTCGCCACGTCGGAGGCCGTCGCACACTCCTACTACGGCACCGACACCCGCGTGCAGGCGCTGCTGGCGGGCATGGCGGTTGCGTTCGCCGTGGGACCCGACCGCCACGGGCGTCGCCCGCGGCCCATGACCTCGTGGACGGCCGGCTTCTGGGCCTGGGCGGCCACGCTGACGTCGATCGTCGGTTTCTTCGTGGTGCCGCCGCTGGCCCCGGTGATGTTCGAGAAGGGCGGGATGCTCGTGCTGTCCCTCCTCACCGCGGTCGGCCTGGCCGGCGCGGTGCAGTCGGGATCCGGACTCTTCCGACGCGTCTTCAGCTGGGGACCTCTCGTGTACCTCGGCATCCTCACCTACGGCCTCTACCTGTGGCACTGGCCGGTCGCGCTGTGGATCGACCGCTACGCGCCCGACCTGTCGGGGCCGGCCGAGCTCCTCCTCGGCTCCGCGGCCACGTTCGCGATCGCGGCGGCCAGCTTCCACCTCATCGAGCTGCCCGTCATGCTGGGCGGCCTCTCCCAGCTCACCGGCACCGTGGGACGGGGCCGGGTCCTGGCCGTCGCCACGACCTGCGCCGTGGTGGTCCTCGCGTTCGCGGTCGGCCGCGTGCCCACCGTCGAGCAGGACATCGCCGCGGGCCGTGTCCCGCAGCTGGTGGAGGGCAGCGACCCCTACGTGCCCGGCGACGAGCAGATCCGCGTCGGGATCTACGGCGACTCCGTTCCCCACTACCTGTCGAAGCGCTTCCCCCGGTCGACCTACGGCGACATCGAGCTGGTGAATCTGGCGGTGGAGGGGTGCAGCCTGCTGCCCCTGACCACCTACTGGTCGCCCGGCTACCGCGAGCCCGTCAAGGCCTCCTGCCGCCAGAGTCGTGAGGAGATGGCGTCGGTCCTGGAGCGCGAGCGAGTCGACGTGCTCGTGCTCATGGTGGGCACCGACCTGGGCACGCTCCACGAACGCGAGGACGGATCGCTCGTGCAGCCGGGCAGCGACGAGCTGCGGACGATGGTGGACGAGCAGCTCGACGACCTGCGGGCCGCCGCTGACTCCGCAGGCGTCTCGCAGGTACAGCTCGTGACGCTGCCGTGCCGCGAGGTCTCGGTCGACCGGTTGCCGTCGCCGCCGTTCGACCAGGAGTGGATGGCCGACCACCCCGAGATCGCCGGGCACCTGGCCGACCCCGTGGCCGCCAACGGCTGGTTCGAGGAGTGGGCGGCGCGCTCGGACGCGCCGGTCCTGGACCTCTACGACGCCCTTCAGTGCAGTGAGGGGTTCCAGCGACGCGTCAACGGCGTCACCCTCTTCGAGGACGCACTGCACTTCTCCGACGAGGCCACCCCGATGGTCTGGACCTGGCTGGCGCCGGCGATCCGTGAACGTTGGCGGACCCGGGCGTGA